A window from Lagopus muta isolate bLagMut1 chromosome 5, bLagMut1 primary, whole genome shotgun sequence encodes these proteins:
- the PALMD gene encoding palmdelphin produces the protein MDETELLKERLQAITDKRKLQEEIAQKRRKIEEEKLKHQHLKKKALREKWLLDGFSSLTPKEQEEMQKQNQEDQQQTRELEDDISRLEKEIEALEKEEIKVSAKEEAILMKLKSVEKTTEDIIKSVKIERAGIEGEAADYIYANIPDLPKHFRPSALRRAGHATTDDEEKRKALFAMEMKVEKDMKTGESTVLSTIPLPSNEFKETGIKVYDDGRKSVYAVSSNGSTTQNRMDELAPVEVEDLLRQANEKNSQSPTEYHEPVFANKFCRPVTPQKDKLISGLKLEDTHKGEINGFSSQTEFSPVAEPFIQQHKENGLNLQKVTPKSPSPILSDPEKKVHVNPENKMLGNEKSAAHEELKTFQNTTEIQDETRHLSSCHPNEAPPTPQDEEDVHYRMVQAVPCYVDDSEPVTMIFMGYQRIDDDDTEADQKLTRYDGLIRAELVIIDDDDDDSKSEKPSYHPVGHYSQVYQPPSRKTTEVTQTNPVSSLGTNMNNAPHKNSISLREQEERLSSPTDHVHLQSQVPGDGTEDPSLTALRMRMAKLGKKVI, from the exons ATGGACGAAACTGAATTGCTGAAGGAAAGACTCCAGGCCATAACA gacaaaagaaaactgcaagaaGAAATTGCACAGAAACGTCGaaaaatagaagaggaaaaactgaaacacCAGCATTTAAAG AAAAAGGCATTACGAGAAAAATGGCTCTTGGATGGCTTCAGTTCTCTCACACcaaaagagcaggaagaaatgcaaaagcaaaatcaagAGGACCAACAGCAAACTCGTGAGCTGGAAGATGACATTTCCAG ACTGGAGAAGGAAATAGAGGCCcttgaaaaagaggaaattaaagtCTCAGCTAAGGAAGAAGCTATTTTAATGAAACTTAAATCAGTtgagaaaacaacagaagacaTAATCAAG TCTGTGAAGATCGAAAGAGCAGGAATTGAAGGAG AGGCAGCAGACTACATATATGCCAACATACCCGACCTTCCCAAGCATTTCAGACCTTCTGCACTGAGAAGAGCAGGTCATGCTACCACCGATGAcgaagaaaagagaaaag CACTGTTTGCAATGGAAATGAAAGTTGAAAAAGACATGAAGACAGGTGAAAGCACAGTGTTGTCAACAATACCTCTTCCCTCAAACGAGTTTAAAGAGACAGGAATTAAAGTCTACGATGATGGTAGGAAGTCAGTATATGCAGTGTCCTCAAATGGCAGCACAACGCAAAATAGGATGGATGAACTTGCTCCTGTTGAGGTGGAAGACCTTCTAAGGcaggcaaatgaaaaaaattcccaGTCTCCCACAGAGTATCATGAGCCTGTGTTTGCAAACAAGTTTTGCAGGCCAGTTACTCCTCAGAAAGACAAATTAATCTCTGGACTGAAACTGGAAGACACACACAAAGGAGAGATAAATGGATTCAGCAGTCAGACAGAATTTTCCCCTGTGGCAGAACCCTTTATACAGCAACACAAAGAGAATGGGCTTAATCTTCAAAAGGTAACACCAAAGTCTCCCTCTCCAATACTTTCGGATCCAGAGAAGAAAGTACATGTTAATCCTGAGAACAAGATGCTAGGTAATGAGAAAAGTGCTGCACACGAGGAATTAAAAACTTTTCAGAATACAACAGAAATACAGGATGAAACAAGGCATTTAAGTTCCTGTCATCCTAATGAAGCACCCCCTACACCTCAAGATGAGGAAGATGTTCATTACCGCATGGTCCAAGCTGTGCCATGTTACGTGGATGATTCAGAACCAGTTACAATGATTTTCATGGGTTATCAGCGCATTGATGATGATGACACAGAAGCAGACCAGAAGTTGACAAGATATGATGGGCTTATCCGTGCAGAATTAGTTATCATTGATGATGACGATGATGACAGCAAATCTGAGAAACCATCATATCATCCTGTTGGCCACTACAGTCAGGTTTACCAGCCACCAAGCAGGAAAACTACAGAAGTCACACAGACAAACCCCGTGAGCAGCCTAGGCACAAACATGAACAATGCACCCCACAAAAATTCCATCTCCCTGCGAGAACAAGAGGAACGCTTAAGCTCACCTACAGACCATGTTCATCTTCAGAGCCAGGTGCCTGGAGATGGTACTGAAGATCCTTCACTAACAg ctctgagGATGAGAATGGCAAAGCTGGGGAAAAAGGTGATTTAA